CGATCTCGGCTGCAGCATCCGGGATGGGCAGTTCACCCGCATCGGCAAAGAGTGCATCGTCATAGAGGCGTGCCCGTTCAAGAGCGACCTTAAAGGTGGAATAATAACTTCGCGGGACCGGGGCGTGGGCGATGCGGTGGTGTAACTCCCAATCGACCAGATGAGCCAATCGCCGGAAGAGTGCACGATCGTGGCGATCGGCTTCACGGCCCAATTCCTGGGTTTCGGTTCGGATGGCATAGTAGGAGATGGTCGCCGTGAGAGCGTCCGGCTCAAGATGCGCCTCTTTGAAATACTCGAAGACGAGGGCGATGCAACTGCCGAATGAAGGCCGTATGTCGGTGTAGGGAACGACCCGGTCGAATCGTTGGCGGGGATGATGATCGACGACCGCGAGAATGGGAAGGTCTGGCGGCAGGCTTACATTACCGGACCCGGGTTGACAATCAACCAGGATGAGCGCCTCGGGAGGAACTTCGGATGATACAACACAATCGCTTCTGTCGTCACTCCTGCCCGCTTGTTTTGCACTACTGGGATCGTCGATGCGTCGAAAAGGGACTTCGAGGGAGCGGGCGATAGCCCTGTTTTCGGACCGGCCAAGCAGACCGCTATATCCGAGGGTAATACTTTTGTCATCGGAAGCCTCAAGCACCTTCTTCAAAGCCCATGCAGAGGCGATGGCGTCGGGATCGGGGTTATTATGGCTGAGGATAAGCAGTTGTCGGCGCGAACCTAATGCACGGTTCAGGCGCAGCAGCCGACTGCTTCGACTGCGGCTGCGTGACAGGGACATCTTACCCGACGGCGCGTATGCCAGCGCGGTCAATCCCGTGCAAGTAAAATCCGGGATCGTTGAGGAAGGAAGAGAAAAGGGCGATGAACGCCACCGTGATACGGGCGATCTGTTCTTTGTCCTGCAAAAGTTCGAGGATTCGGACGCGACGTTCCTGGTCGGAGACGCCGCCGTAGTTCTCAATGAAAATGCCGTCAAGCCGGTGCCCACGTTCGCGCGGGGTTACCGAGATAGTGCCTCCGGAAGCGCTGTAGTCCATGACTTCCCGTAGAATCTCCCGCTGCAATTGGACATCGGTCAGCGCAGTAGCGAAGAGTTCAAGTAGTATCCACTGAGCTTCACGGATGTTGGCGATAGCGAGTGCATCAAAGAGAGCCGATGTCGGCTCGTCAAGCCGGTCCAGTCCCTCCTTACGAAGCAGCGACATGAAGTTGGCATTCTTGAACATCTGGCTGACCAGGATTGCCAGTTCGTCATCCGGGGGGAGGTAGTGATATTCGCTTAACTGCACTCCCGGATAGTCCGGAAGGAAGAGGATGTCGAAGATGGTGCGATAGAAGTTGAGGCGGGTGATACCCGGGGTCTGGAGGTGGATGTCAAGGGTGTTGTCGAGGCGGTCGGTCAACTTGACGTGAAGCAGGTCGGGCATTCGTCGCGCATTGTCGAGGATGGTGCCGAGGTATTCGCTATAGCGCTGGTCGTCCCGGCGGCGAAGGAGGTTGAGCCGTTCTCCGAGATACCATCGCTGGTCAGCGTCGATGCGGCGAAGCATCGAAGCGAATTCGTGCTCAAGGCGGTCGAAATCCTCGTCTCCCAACCTCTGTCGGACAAGATCCTCTTCCTTATCGTGAAGTAGTGCGCAGAGCAGGTCGAGGGTAGTAGGGCGCTTCATGACCCGGGCTAGTATGGCTGCAGTCCGCAGGGGATGGAGTATTGCGGGAGGACCGATTCGGCGAGTCTGATTGCCGTATCCGATATGCAGACAGACTACTGTGTCGAAGAGAGCCTGAGGATCAGCTGCTTCAGCCGGCCCAAGCACCAGGGCAAGGAGCGCACCAACTTTCAATTCGTGGGCGGTCAGTTGGTAATTGATCTCGGCTGAGAGGATGAGAAACTCCTCCGTAGAGATCAGACCGCGCGGAAGTCGCTTTGAAGCAAGCAAAGTCATCGGAACCGAGATTGACAATCCTAAGACATTTATAGAATGAGTGGCCACCAAACTGCCCGACCAACACCATCGAACCGGCGCTCTAAAGAGCCGTTTGAGGGTCAGTCAGACGAGTCAAAATTACCGGCCGATGTTCTATGAATACAATTTCTTGAAACTCTCAAAATCGCGAAAGACGAGCGAATCAGAGGTCATCCTCAGATGTCCTTCATCTTCGAAGCGACTGATAACCCTGGAAATGGTCTCGCGCGACGTCCCTGCTATCGAAGCAAGATCCCGTTGCAAGGGCAGTTCCTCTATGGTTACATGGCCATCACGCATACTACCGATATCTTCAGCCAAACGGATTAAAGTCGATGCAACACGCCCCTTTGCATCAAGCAGTGAGAGGCTGCGGATATGACTGTCCGACTTACGGATGCGGCCCGCCAGTTCTTTAAGGAGCGAGATAGCAACCTTGGGGATGCGCTCGAGAAGTTCCATAAAGTCAGATCTACGCAGCATTAAGAGATCGACATCGTCGATCGAAGTAACCGATGCCGATCGTCCCAAGCCGTCGATGACTGCCAATTCTCCAAAAAAGTCGCCCTGGCCAAGTATTGCGAGGATAGCTTCAGAGCCGTCCGGGGCTGTCCGGGAGATTTTCACGCGACCGGACTTGATCACGAAAAGGCTGTTTCCAACGTCGTCTTCGAAGATGATAAGATTGTTCTTACGAAACTTGCGAAGAACCATTGATTTGGCGACAAGTTCCAGTTCAGCGGCAGTCAGGTCCGAGAAGAGCGGGAACGTGCGCAGCAGTTCAGGTTCCATTGGACTCCTTTAGATCGACTCGAACATATTCGGGCAGGAGATGTCGCTCGACCTCCTCCCGCACCGCCGGCTTGAGATAAAGCCGGTCCGGTTCGGAGCGCGCTATCAGCCCGGCAAGTGCAGCGATGCGCTCGGCTACAGGCTGGCGCGTGTTGACTACCAGCAAGGTTTGGCCATGCACCGTACAGAGACCGGTGACGAAGAAGCCCTCATCGCGACGAAGTTCCCCGTATAGGCGCCGCGCGACGTCTTCAAGTTCGCTCAGTAGTGTCTCCGGCTTCAATCGCCGCTTCAAAGGTACTTCTCCCGTCCTTCGCGTTTCAAGCGCTCAACTAACTGTTTGACATCCTGAGCCCGACTCAGCGGGCAGATTAACGTGGCTTGTGGAGTGTTGACGACGAGAATGTCCTTAAGCCCGATGACTGCTGTCAAGCGATCCGGTGAATAGATCAGGTTCGATTCCGCATCCAGAAGGACGCTCTCCCCCATTTCCACATTACCCTGGTGATTGGCATCGTTGATGCGATAGAGTTCATCCCAACTTCCCACGTCAGACCAGCCAAAATCGCCTTCGACCATGAAAATGGGCGCACTAGCCACCTCCATTACCCCGTAGTCGATCGAGATAGGCTTGATCCGCGCCCATCGACTAAGTAATGTCCGGGGATATGAAGGACTGCCCCACGCCCGGTCGATGGCTTCGAGTTGGTGATACTGCTCGGGAAGGTGTTCCTCCATTTCGCTCAAAATTCGTGCCACATGCCAGACGAAGATGCCACTATTCCAATAGAAGTCCCCTGAGGATACGAACCTACGGGCGGTCTCGACGTTGGGTTTCTCGGCAAAAGCGCGAACGCGGTGCACCATTTCGGGCAATCCGTCGCCACTTCTCTCTATCTGGATGTAACCGTATCCGGTTTCCGGCCGTGAAGGAGGTATGCCAAAGGTTACCAGTCCGTCAAAGTTTCGAGCCACATCGATGGCCGTCTCTACTGCTTGATGAAACATACGATTGTCGCGGACCAGGTGATCGGATGGCAGGACAACCATCACGGCATCCGGGTCGATTCGACGGATGTGTATGGCGGCCAGCCCGATACACGCAGCAGTATTGCGGGCGGATGGCTCAAGAACGAAGTTGTGAGCGTTGAGGCCGGGCAGTTGAGAAGATATCAGACGCCGTTGAGTGCGATTCGTAACCACAACAATCCGCTCCGGGGCAACCAAGCCATCCAGACGGGCAACAGTCTCCTGAATCAGAGACTGTGCGCCGACGACCTTGAGTACCTGCTTGGGGAACTTCTCTCGGGAAAGCGGC
The Calditrichota bacterium genome window above contains:
- a CDS encoding mannose-1-phosphate guanylyltransferase yields the protein MTTSFAVIMAGGSGTRFWPLSREKFPKQVLKVVGAQSLIQETVARLDGLVAPERIVVVTNRTQRRLISSQLPGLNAHNFVLEPSARNTAACIGLAAIHIRRIDPDAVMVVLPSDHLVRDNRMFHQAVETAIDVARNFDGLVTFGIPPSRPETGYGYIQIERSGDGLPEMVHRVRAFAEKPNVETARRFVSSGDFYWNSGIFVWHVARILSEMEEHLPEQYHQLEAIDRAWGSPSYPRTLLSRWARIKPISIDYGVMEVASAPIFMVEGDFGWSDVGSWDELYRINDANHQGNVEMGESVLLDAESNLIYSPDRLTAVIGLKDILVVNTPQATLICPLSRAQDVKQLVERLKREGREKYL
- a CDS encoding Crp/Fnr family transcriptional regulator; its protein translation is MEPELLRTFPLFSDLTAAELELVAKSMVLRKFRKNNLIIFEDDVGNSLFVIKSGRVKISRTAPDGSEAILAILGQGDFFGELAVIDGLGRSASVTSIDDVDLLMLRRSDFMELLERIPKVAISLLKELAGRIRKSDSHIRSLSLLDAKGRVASTLIRLAEDIGSMRDGHVTIEELPLQRDLASIAGTSRETISRVISRFEDEGHLRMTSDSLVFRDFESFKKLYS